The window TGATCGAGCCTCTTGATCTCTCTGTGACCAAGGCTGCCGAAATTCTTGGCGTAACTAGGCCCGCTCTATCTGCGCTTCTTAACGGCCGCGCTGCGCTGTCTCCCGATATGGCGCTGCGGATCGAGAAGGCCTTCGGACCGAGGATGGACACGCTTCTTCGGATGCAAACCGCATACGAAATCGCTGAGGCCCGCGACAGGGAAAGGGACATCAAGGTGAAGCGGTACGTTGTCAAGGCGCGTCCGGCGCCGACGCCTTCCTGAT of the Candidatus Methylomirabilota bacterium genome contains:
- a CDS encoding HigA family addiction module antidote protein; protein product: MRIARPAHPGQFIRMEVIEPLDLSVTKAAEILGVTRPALSALLNGRAALSPDMALRIEKAFGPRMDTLLRMQTAYEIAEARDRERDIKVKRYVVKARPAPTPS